From a single Paludibacter jiangxiensis genomic region:
- the cysS gene encoding cysteine--tRNA ligase gives MDNKLFIYNTLSRKKEIFEPLHAPHVGMYVCGPTVYGDAHLGHARPAITFDLVFRYLTHLGYKVRYVRNITDVGHLENDADAGEDKIAKKARLEQLEPMEIVQYYTNRYHKAMEALNVLPPSIEPHASGHIIEQIEFVKHILNAGFAYESHGSVYFNVEKYNKSHHYGKLSGRNIDELLETTRDLDGQHEKRKSVDFALWKKAMPEHIMRWPSPWSDGFPGWHLECSVMGTKYLGEKFDIHGGGMDLVFPHHECEIAQSTAALGHESVRYWMHNNMITINGQKMGKSLGNFITLEEFFTGNHKLLTQPFSPMTIRFFILQAHYRGTVDFSSEALVASEKGLSRLVEGYERLQKLQAGAETTVDVAGLCDKCEAAMCDDLNTPVVIAQLFEAIKAINTVHDGKGTISQADLDELKSVMKLFIEDILGLKTQLSDVDSSTEAYKKAIDLLLSIRLEAKANKDWATADKIRNQLAAFGFDVKDTKDGFEWKL, from the coding sequence ATGGATAATAAACTGTTTATTTATAATACATTAAGTAGAAAAAAAGAGATTTTTGAACCACTTCATGCACCTCATGTGGGTATGTACGTTTGTGGTCCTACAGTGTATGGTGATGCTCATTTGGGACATGCGCGTCCGGCGATTACGTTTGACCTGGTTTTTCGTTATCTGACGCATCTTGGTTATAAAGTTCGTTATGTGCGGAATATAACTGATGTGGGGCACCTCGAAAACGATGCCGATGCCGGAGAAGATAAGATTGCAAAGAAGGCTCGGCTTGAGCAGCTTGAGCCAATGGAGATTGTTCAGTATTATACTAATCGATATCATAAAGCGATGGAAGCGCTTAACGTGCTTCCTCCCAGTATTGAACCTCATGCATCGGGTCACATTATAGAGCAAATTGAGTTTGTGAAGCATATCCTGAATGCGGGCTTTGCATACGAAAGTCACGGGTCGGTTTATTTTAATGTTGAGAAGTATAACAAATCCCATCATTACGGGAAATTGTCCGGTCGCAATATTGATGAGCTGTTGGAAACAACACGCGATTTGGATGGTCAGCACGAAAAGCGTAAAAGTGTTGATTTTGCTCTTTGGAAAAAAGCAATGCCAGAACATATAATGCGTTGGCCTTCACCATGGAGTGATGGCTTTCCGGGATGGCATCTCGAATGTTCGGTAATGGGTACAAAATATTTGGGCGAAAAATTTGATATTCATGGTGGCGGAATGGACTTGGTATTTCCGCATCACGAATGCGAAATCGCTCAGTCGACGGCAGCCCTCGGCCACGAATCAGTACGTTACTGGATGCACAACAACATGATAACCATCAACGGACAAAAGATGGGTAAATCGCTGGGTAATTTCATTACACTAGAAGAATTTTTCACTGGAAATCACAAATTGCTTACTCAGCCATTCAGCCCGATGACTATCCGTTTCTTTATTCTTCAGGCTCATTATCGTGGTACGGTCGATTTTAGCAGCGAGGCATTGGTGGCATCGGAAAAAGGATTGTCCAGATTGGTGGAAGGGTATGAACGTTTGCAGAAATTGCAGGCTGGAGCTGAAACCACAGTGGATGTGGCAGGTTTGTGTGATAAATGTGAAGCAGCGATGTGTGATGACCTGAATACACCGGTTGTAATTGCACAGTTGTTTGAAGCTATCAAAGCGATTAATACCGTTCATGATGGCAAGGGAACTATTTCTCAGGCTGATCTGGATGAGTTAAAGTCTGTTATGAAACTCTTTATTGAAGATATTCTTGGCTTGAAAACTCAACTCTCAGATGTGGATTCTTCTACAGAAGCGTACAAAAAAGCGATAGACTTGTTGCTTAGTATTCGTCTCGAAGCGAAGGCAAACAAGGACTGGGCTACAGCCGACAAAATTCGTAACCAGTTAGCTGCCTTTGGTTTCGATGTTAAAGATACGAAAGACGGATTTGAATGGAAGCTTTGA
- a CDS encoding DUF6089 family protein — MIRKLIFWMGLLGVTQLAYCQDFEHTIEIGPLAGTSFYLGDANQKLFAYNRSVIGGLVRYPLNNRLALKSALSFSGIKGYSDTYQVAFNHNYLFATIQGEFNFFPYEQSEYNIESSIVTPYILGGVGFIACSRQKKNATILSEPISPARAVVLSCGVGGKLKLSSRLDLNLEWTINKALSDRLEGVAELNNPYLLNQNMSFNNDFYSTLTIAVTFAIYTQKCECRSGFLKGY, encoded by the coding sequence ATGATTCGAAAATTGATTTTTTGGATGGGGCTGTTAGGTGTCACTCAATTGGCGTATTGTCAGGATTTTGAGCACACGATAGAGATCGGTCCTCTTGCAGGTACATCATTTTACCTTGGCGATGCCAATCAGAAGTTGTTCGCTTATAACAGAAGCGTTATCGGCGGCTTAGTCCGTTATCCGTTAAATAACAGACTAGCACTAAAGAGTGCATTGTCTTTCAGTGGAATAAAAGGTTATTCGGACACGTATCAGGTAGCATTTAATCACAATTATTTATTTGCAACCATACAGGGCGAGTTTAACTTTTTTCCGTATGAACAGTCAGAGTACAACATTGAAAGTTCGATAGTAACTCCTTACATATTAGGGGGTGTTGGATTTATAGCCTGTAGCAGGCAAAAGAAAAATGCAACCATTCTTTCCGAACCAATCTCTCCTGCACGGGCAGTTGTGTTAAGTTGCGGGGTAGGAGGAAAACTGAAGTTGAGTAGCCGATTAGATCTTAATTTGGAATGGACAATTAATAAAGCTCTGTCCGACAGACTCGAAGGGGTAGCGGAGCTGAATAATCCGTATTTGTTGAATCAAAATATGTCTTTTAATAACGATTTTTATTCAACACTGACAATTGCAGTCACCTTTGCAATTTATACACAGAAATGTGAATGTAGATCAGGTTTCTTAAAAGGATACTGA
- the dapA gene encoding 4-hydroxy-tetrahydrodipicolinate synthase, which yields MTKSKLTGMGVALITPFKADDSIDFDALAKLVEHLIKNGTDYLVVCGTTAETATMTKQERDEVTRFVIRVNAGRLPIVLGVGGNNTQAVIDQLQNDDLSGVDAILSVTPYYNKPSQEGLYQHFKAIATASRLPIILYNVPGRTGVNMTADTTLRLANDFKNIVAIKEASGIFTQIDDIIKNKPENFVVISGDDGITFPLITLGAVGVISVIGNAFPYEFSRMVRLALNGQYDAAREIHYRFNELFKLLFVDGNPAGVKSILSVMGMIENKLRLPLVPTTITTFEKIRVVLNSLNVKC from the coding sequence ATGACCAAAAGTAAATTAACCGGGATGGGCGTTGCCCTGATTACCCCATTCAAAGCAGACGATTCGATTGATTTTGATGCTCTTGCAAAACTTGTGGAGCATCTGATAAAAAACGGCACCGATTATCTGGTTGTTTGTGGAACAACAGCAGAAACAGCTACCATGACCAAACAGGAAAGAGATGAAGTTACCCGCTTTGTCATCAGAGTCAATGCCGGAAGATTGCCTATCGTTCTGGGTGTCGGTGGAAACAATACACAAGCTGTAATAGATCAACTTCAAAACGACGATTTGAGTGGTGTCGATGCTATCCTTTCGGTCACACCCTATTACAACAAGCCATCACAGGAAGGTTTATACCAGCATTTCAAAGCAATTGCGACTGCATCCAGACTACCGATTATCCTTTACAACGTTCCGGGAAGAACAGGTGTCAACATGACGGCTGATACAACATTGCGTTTGGCTAATGATTTCAAAAATATCGTTGCAATCAAAGAAGCTTCCGGCATCTTTACGCAAATTGATGATATTATCAAAAACAAGCCTGAAAATTTCGTGGTAATTTCAGGAGATGACGGCATCACCTTTCCTCTGATAACATTAGGAGCTGTTGGTGTAATCTCTGTTATCGGCAACGCTTTCCCATACGAGTTCAGCCGCATGGTGAGACTCGCACTCAACGGCCAATACGATGCTGCTCGTGAAATTCATTATCGTTTCAACGAACTATTTAAGCTCCTGTTTGTCGATGGAAACCCGGCTGGTGTAAAAAGTATCTTATCCGTAATGGGTATGATAGAAAACAAATTACGTCTGCCGTTAGTACCGACTACCATTACAACATTTGAGAAAATACGAGTAGTACTCAACAGTCTGAATGTTAAGTGCTAA
- a CDS encoding OmpH family outer membrane protein produces the protein MKKLIILFVFLMGAFSFSHAQKFAIVDMEYIMKHVPAYESANEQLNQVSKKWQAEVEAKMQVVQNLYKTYQTEVVFMSPEMKTKRENEIVEKEKAAQDLKRQYFGPEGELYKKRQSLMKPIQDEVYNAIQTISNDKGYQLILDKSSSMNIIFSSPKIDISDEVLVKLGYSK, from the coding sequence ATGAAAAAGCTTATTATTTTGTTCGTGTTTTTGATGGGAGCCTTCAGCTTTTCTCACGCTCAGAAATTTGCTATAGTAGACATGGAGTATATCATGAAACATGTGCCAGCCTATGAATCGGCAAATGAGCAGCTAAACCAGGTGTCAAAAAAATGGCAGGCGGAAGTGGAGGCGAAAATGCAGGTGGTACAAAATCTCTACAAGACATATCAGACAGAAGTTGTGTTTATGTCGCCAGAGATGAAGACTAAAAGAGAAAACGAAATTGTAGAAAAAGAAAAGGCAGCTCAGGATTTGAAACGTCAGTATTTTGGTCCGGAAGGAGAACTCTACAAGAAAAGACAAAGCCTGATGAAACCTATTCAGGACGAAGTCTATAATGCGATTCAAACCATTTCAAACGATAAAGGCTACCAACTGATTCTGGATAAGTCTTCATCTATGAATATTATCTTCTCATCGCCTAAAATAGACATAAGCGATGAAGTGTTAGTCAAACTTGGATATTCAAAATAA
- the bamA gene encoding outer membrane protein assembly factor BamA yields the protein MLKRTLFAFTSLILSVTAFAQQPATSQQTAKDTVKASIPNIYYSQNPREYEIAGIKISGSSMYEDYVLVGFSGLTVGQKVKVPGDELTGALKRFWKQGFFSDVKVLASKIEGNKVWIEIVVQQRPRISKINYTGLKKSYIEDVDPKIGMIKGSQLTPDLKDKAVTVIKKYLNDKGFRYATVSVVQKNDTLQKGMVTVDIDVDPGRKVKVHEIFLEGNQALSFNQVVGAMKKTNEPKLVNLFKTKRFVDENFTADKNLIIERYNEKGFRDAAVVWDSVARYDDQSVNVYLKVDEGKKYYIRNISWVGNTIYPSEYLSMVLGLKKGDTYNAKLLNKRLSTDEDAVGKFYKNKGYLFMNVDPVEVNTANDSIDFEMRLYEGKPATINDVKISGNTHVYEHVVRREMYVVPGQYYSESDLMRTMRELAQLGNFEQEKLMPDVQPNPEEGNVDISWPLVSKSNDQIEFSAGWGQTGVVGSLGLKFSNFAIQNLFKPSTYRFVPEGEGQTFSISGQTNGSYYQSYSVSFVEPWLGGKRPNSLSLSAYYSIQTGVSNRYSSYLGNYYNSYSSGYYGGYGGYGNNYGNSYAYEADPDKYIHTFGISASWGKRLQWPDDYFQLNLGLEYQRYSLKNWSYFLMSDGVANLASLNVVLSRNSTDNPIYTRSGSTFTLSGQFTPPYSSFDHKDYSATMSDQDRYNMVEFYKLKFKGKFFIPLSNANRTFVLMGRTEYGYLGYYNKYKRSPFETFYMGGDGMTGYTTYGTETIGLRGYENGSLTPTASYYRNGALQSAQIGYVYTRVGAELRYPLVLEQTTNIYALAFVDAGNCWSSGKEFNPFDLKRSAGVGVRIFLPMFGLLGIDWAYGFDKINGSTSYGGSHFHFIIGQEF from the coding sequence ATGTTAAAACGAACATTATTCGCGTTCACTTCCCTGATTTTATCCGTAACAGCTTTTGCTCAACAACCTGCAACAAGTCAGCAAACCGCAAAAGATACAGTTAAAGCATCTATCCCGAATATTTATTATTCACAGAATCCAAGAGAATACGAAATCGCCGGAATTAAAATTTCGGGTTCTTCAATGTATGAAGATTATGTATTGGTAGGCTTCTCAGGTCTTACTGTAGGTCAAAAGGTGAAAGTGCCCGGAGACGAACTGACCGGAGCTTTGAAACGTTTTTGGAAACAGGGTTTCTTTTCTGATGTAAAAGTTTTAGCATCCAAAATAGAAGGGAATAAAGTCTGGATAGAAATTGTAGTTCAGCAACGTCCCCGCATTTCTAAAATTAATTATACAGGACTTAAGAAGTCGTACATCGAAGATGTCGATCCTAAAATCGGAATGATTAAAGGTAGTCAGTTGACTCCAGATTTGAAAGATAAAGCGGTGACCGTGATAAAGAAATACCTGAATGATAAAGGTTTTCGTTATGCAACGGTTTCTGTCGTTCAAAAAAATGATACCCTTCAAAAAGGAATGGTGACGGTTGACATTGATGTCGATCCGGGTCGCAAGGTGAAAGTACATGAAATATTCCTTGAAGGAAATCAGGCTTTATCCTTTAATCAGGTGGTAGGCGCAATGAAAAAAACCAATGAACCGAAATTGGTTAACCTGTTCAAAACTAAAAGATTTGTGGATGAGAATTTCACCGCAGATAAGAATCTTATCATTGAACGGTACAATGAAAAAGGTTTTCGTGATGCAGCTGTAGTCTGGGATAGTGTAGCCCGTTATGACGATCAGAGCGTTAATGTTTACCTGAAAGTGGATGAAGGTAAAAAATATTATATACGTAATATTTCTTGGGTAGGAAATACTATTTACCCGAGTGAATATTTGAGCATGGTGTTGGGTCTCAAAAAGGGAGATACATACAATGCCAAATTATTGAACAAACGTTTGTCCACCGATGAAGATGCAGTAGGAAAATTCTATAAGAATAAAGGATATCTCTTTATGAATGTTGACCCGGTTGAAGTTAATACAGCGAATGACTCTATTGACTTCGAGATGCGTCTTTATGAAGGAAAACCGGCCACAATCAATGATGTTAAAATAAGCGGAAATACCCACGTATACGAACATGTGGTTCGCCGTGAAATGTATGTCGTTCCCGGACAATATTACAGCGAATCCGACTTGATGCGTACCATGCGCGAATTAGCTCAATTAGGTAACTTCGAGCAGGAAAAACTGATGCCGGATGTGCAACCTAATCCCGAAGAAGGTAATGTTGATATCAGCTGGCCTTTGGTTTCCAAATCGAACGACCAGATTGAATTTTCTGCCGGATGGGGACAAACCGGGGTGGTAGGTAGTCTGGGTTTGAAGTTTAGCAACTTTGCTATTCAGAACTTATTCAAACCGTCAACTTATCGTTTTGTACCAGAGGGTGAAGGTCAGACTTTTTCTATATCAGGTCAGACTAACGGTAGCTACTATCAATCGTATAGCGTTTCTTTTGTTGAACCATGGTTAGGCGGTAAGCGTCCTAATTCATTATCTCTGTCGGCATATTATTCTATCCAGACTGGTGTAAGTAACCGTTATTCAAGTTATCTCGGTAATTATTATAATTCATATTCAAGTGGATATTATGGCGGTTACGGCGGCTACGGAAATAATTATGGCAACAGCTATGCTTATGAAGCAGACCCGGATAAGTATATTCATACATTTGGTATTTCTGCAAGTTGGGGTAAGCGTTTGCAATGGCCTGATGACTATTTTCAGTTGAATCTTGGTCTTGAATATCAACGTTATTCATTGAAAAACTGGAGCTATTTCCTTATGTCTGACGGTGTAGCTAACCTTGCCAGTCTGAATGTGGTTTTAAGCCGGAATTCAACAGATAATCCGATCTATACGCGTAGTGGTTCAACTTTTACTTTGTCCGGACAGTTTACACCTCCGTATTCTTCTTTTGATCACAAGGACTACTCAGCTACAATGAGTGATCAGGATCGATACAATATGGTTGAATTCTATAAACTGAAATTCAAGGGTAAATTCTTCATTCCTCTTTCTAATGCCAATCGTACGTTTGTGTTGATGGGAAGAACTGAATATGGATACCTTGGCTATTATAACAAATACAAACGTTCTCCATTTGAAACGTTCTACATGGGTGGTGACGGTATGACTGGTTATACCACTTACGGAACAGAAACTATCGGTTTACGTGGTTATGAAAACGGTTCGTTGACGCCGACAGCATCTTATTACAGAAACGGTGCTTTGCAAAGTGCACAGATTGGTTACGTATATACAAGAGTTGGAGCTGAATTGCGATATCCGTTGGTGTTGGAACAAACAACCAATATCTATGCCCTTGCATTTGTTGATGCAGGTAACTGCTGGAGCTCCGGTAAAGAATTCAATCCTTTCGATTTGAAGAGGTCGGCTGGTGTTGGTGTTCGTATCTTCCTTCCGATGTTTGGATTGCTGGGTATTGACTGGGCATATGGTTTCGACAAGATTAACGGAAGTACTTCGTATGGTGGAAGCCACTTCCACTTTATTATCGGGCAAGAGTTCTAA
- a CDS encoding YqaE/Pmp3 family membrane protein has product MSLFRVILAIVFPPLSVLDKGCGSFLIIFLLTLCGWVPGVIGALIILNKRK; this is encoded by the coding sequence ATGAGTTTATTCAGAGTCATTCTAGCAATTGTTTTCCCTCCGCTTTCGGTACTGGATAAAGGCTGCGGCAGCTTCCTGATCATTTTCCTTCTCACTCTGTGCGGGTGGGTTCCGGGAGTAATCGGAGCATTGATTATTCTCAACAAACGGAAATAA
- a CDS encoding OmpH family outer membrane protein, whose product MLKKIIVLVLCVAPIMAFAQNKFGHVNSQDVYNAMPEKATVEKTLQDLATNYENEINKMRDEYNKRVKEFVDKKDSMPQSILQARQSEIVEMEQRISTLNQTAQNDLQKKQQELVQPIVDKIKKAINDVGLENGFIYIFDLQVPAILYHSDQSVDVLPLVKKKLNIK is encoded by the coding sequence ATGCTTAAGAAAATTATTGTGCTGGTTTTGTGCGTTGCACCTATTATGGCTTTTGCTCAAAATAAATTCGGCCATGTCAATTCACAGGATGTGTATAATGCAATGCCAGAAAAAGCTACTGTAGAAAAAACTCTTCAGGATCTCGCTACAAATTATGAAAACGAGATCAACAAAATGCGTGATGAGTATAACAAAAGAGTAAAAGAATTTGTTGACAAAAAAGATAGCATGCCTCAATCTATCTTGCAAGCTCGTCAGAGTGAGATTGTAGAAATGGAACAACGTATCAGTACTTTGAACCAAACAGCTCAAAACGACCTGCAGAAAAAACAACAAGAATTAGTTCAACCTATTGTTGATAAAATTAAGAAAGCCATCAACGACGTTGGTCTTGAAAACGGCTTTATTTACATTTTCGACTTGCAGGTTCCTGCAATTCTTTATCATTCAGATCAGAGTGTAGATGTTCTGCCTTTGGTTAAAAAGAAATTGAATATCAAATAA
- a CDS encoding isoprenyl transferase — protein MSSFLDTIDRARVPRHVAIIMDGNGRWAMQQGMARAFGHQSAIGAVRDVTAAAAEIGVEYLTLYTFSTENWNRPEDEIKALMELFAVTIEKETPDLNKNNVRLVSIGDHDRLPEDAQRRLKNSIEITAQNTGLTLVLALSYSARWEIINAVKLFCQDVQSGKAKPEDLEDKMFDSYLTTKGIPDPDLLIRTSGEMRISNFLLWQLAYSELYFTNTLWPDFDKEQFYEAICDYQSRERRFGKTGLQLKTD, from the coding sequence ATGAGTTCATTTTTAGATACAATAGACAGAGCCCGTGTACCGAGACATGTAGCCATTATAATGGACGGGAACGGACGATGGGCAATGCAACAGGGTATGGCTCGTGCTTTTGGACACCAAAGTGCTATTGGCGCTGTGCGCGATGTGACCGCAGCTGCTGCTGAAATTGGAGTTGAATATTTGACATTATATACATTTTCGACAGAAAACTGGAACAGACCGGAGGATGAAATAAAGGCCTTAATGGAATTGTTTGCAGTAACTATCGAAAAAGAGACACCCGATCTAAATAAAAACAATGTGCGCTTAGTGTCAATCGGGGATCATGACCGCTTGCCCGAAGATGCACAACGAAGATTGAAAAATAGTATTGAAATTACTGCACAAAATACAGGTTTAACCTTGGTTTTAGCCCTGAGTTATTCTGCAAGATGGGAGATAATTAATGCGGTAAAATTATTTTGTCAGGATGTGCAGTCCGGCAAGGCAAAGCCTGAAGACCTTGAGGATAAGATGTTTGACAGTTATCTTACAACGAAAGGCATACCGGACCCTGATTTGTTGATTCGTACCAGTGGCGAAATGCGCATTAGTAATTTTTTACTGTGGCAATTGGCCTATTCCGAACTTTACTTCACGAATACGCTTTGGCCTGATTTTGACAAAGAACAATTTTATGAAGCAATCTGTGATTATCAAAGTCGCGAACGTCGCTTCGGAAAGACTGGACTTCAACTGAAAACAGATTGA
- a CDS encoding MBL fold metallo-hydrolase, whose product MRIKFIGAAREVTGSKHLITTKEGKKILLDCGMFQGKGMETDAMNRNLGFDPAEIDHIILTHAHIDHSGLIPYMYNNGFEGSVICTNATRDLCAIMLSDSGHIQELDVKWYNKKMVKKGLPTVSPIYNDKDAEACMKLFIGVANDRRFYFNDKKSHNGINVKFTNTGHMLGSSVVNLEIKEGDKIIRLAYTGDIGRPHNRIIQPPMPFPQCDYLITESTYGDRRHQADKESEEDLLRIITETCVDKGGKLIIPSFSIGRTQEIVFVLNNLYNDGRLPKIDIFVDSPLSVNATEVFRMHTECMNEHVKEVLKYDPDPFGFNTLHYIKNVDDSKKLNDYKKPCVIISSSGMMEAGRIKHHVANNIADPNNTLLIVGYCSPTSLGARIQQPGLREISIFGEMHPINAKIEKIEAFSGHGDYSEMRAFLSCQDTAQLKKTFLVHGEYKTQQIYRDFLGKEGFSNIEIPAPGEEFELS is encoded by the coding sequence ATGAGAATAAAATTTATCGGCGCTGCCCGCGAAGTAACCGGCAGCAAACATTTGATAACAACCAAAGAGGGAAAGAAAATCCTGCTCGACTGCGGCATGTTTCAGGGGAAAGGAATGGAGACCGACGCCATGAACCGTAACCTCGGTTTCGACCCGGCAGAGATAGACCACATCATCCTGACTCACGCGCACATCGATCACTCGGGATTGATCCCCTACATGTACAACAACGGTTTCGAAGGCTCGGTGATCTGCACCAATGCCACCCGCGACCTCTGTGCCATTATGCTCTCCGACAGCGGCCACATTCAGGAGCTGGATGTGAAGTGGTACAACAAAAAAATGGTAAAAAAAGGGCTACCGACCGTGAGCCCTATTTACAACGATAAAGATGCCGAGGCGTGTATGAAACTCTTTATCGGGGTGGCCAACGACCGTCGCTTCTATTTCAACGACAAAAAAAGCCACAACGGCATCAACGTAAAGTTTACCAATACCGGTCACATGCTGGGCAGTTCGGTGGTAAACCTCGAAATCAAAGAAGGAGATAAGATAATCCGGTTAGCATACACCGGCGATATCGGTCGTCCTCATAACCGTATCATCCAGCCCCCGATGCCTTTCCCGCAATGCGATTACCTGATTACCGAATCGACCTACGGCGACCGTCGGCACCAGGCTGATAAAGAATCAGAAGAAGATTTGCTGCGCATCATCACCGAGACCTGCGTCGACAAAGGAGGCAAGCTGATTATTCCTTCGTTCTCCATCGGGCGTACTCAGGAGATTGTCTTCGTGCTCAACAACCTCTACAACGACGGCCGTTTGCCAAAGATCGACATCTTCGTCGACAGTCCGCTTTCGGTCAACGCCACCGAGGTGTTCCGAATGCATACCGAATGCATGAACGAGCATGTGAAGGAGGTGCTGAAATACGATCCCGATCCGTTCGGCTTCAACACACTGCATTACATCAAAAATGTGGACGACTCCAAAAAGCTCAACGACTACAAGAAACCTTGCGTGATTATCTCTTCGTCGGGCATGATGGAAGCCGGTCGCATCAAGCATCACGTGGCCAACAACATTGCCGATCCGAACAACACCTTGCTGATTGTGGGCTACTGTTCGCCCACCTCGTTGGGTGCGCGCATCCAGCAGCCGGGGCTGAGGGAGATCTCCATCTTCGGTGAAATGCACCCCATCAATGCGAAGATCGAAAAGATAGAGGCATTCTCCGGGCACGGCGATTACAGTGAAATGAGGGCTTTCCTGAGCTGTCAGGATACGGCACAATTGAAGAAAACCTTTTTGGTTCACGGTGAATACAAAACGCAACAGATCTACCGTGATTTTCTCGGGAAAGAGGGTTTTTCAAACATCGAAATTCCAGCTCCTGGAGAGGAATTTGAACTATCGTAA